TAAAGCCAAATAACTATAGCTAAAATTGCTATAACAAAGATTCCAAACGCCAAATTGAAGGGGCTGTGCGAACGAACAAGAAGGTCAACAAGTAAGTACAAATCCGCTAGGGCAGCAATTAGCAATGTCAGCCTAAGACTTAAAACAATTCTAGGTTCAAGATCACATGAGATAATATTGGAACCCCCGGATATGTCGCCCCCAGCTCTCTCCACGATATGCCTCCTGCTAATCGCGCACTCCTGAATCAGCAAAACCATTATAGAATTGTGTTAAAAGGAGGTCAAGCAGTACTATGTGTAGGGAAATATATGATAGGTGTCGAATTGGCTTATGCTAGAGAACTTGAGAATAGCAAGGAGCTGCATGCGCATTGTTATGGGTACTACTCGCAGAATTTGGGGTGCTTGTGTTGCTAGGAATACCAGCTGTTCTTGTATATAAGCGCTGGGTACGATGGGTTGACCGCTTATCACCTTATCAGCGACCATTCGAGCATTCGCGCCGATTCGGCATGAGAAGTTGGGCAGCAAGAGCATTCGTCGTCACCACATCACCTATTGCAGTCAAAGAACGCATTAATGCTTTGGGCGAAATTACACTGGAAAACCTATTGAAGCGTGAAGAGGATAAATCTAGTCTTCTCTCTATGGCGGCAATGTTTGGGAAAAGCAGCTTTCCAACAGGGATTCAAGTTGAATGGCTGGACCAAGAGACCGCCGACCTTCGAGCTAGAATGTATGCCGATTGGCCAGAAAACCTGGAGGATTCAGTAAGACTTCCTTTAAGGCAGAGGCAGATGCTTGCAGAACATGCAGTAATCTATATAAAGCCGGAAGACGAGAGATGCACTAAAATTGAGTATGAAATTGAGAAGCCGATGTGGGTTTATATTTTGTTGGGAGCTTTGATACTGCTCGCGCTGTGGACCGCATGGGGTGCGTCGAATTTGGCACGGATTCTAACACCCTCCCATCTTCAAAGCGCTCTTCTACCTTGGCTATATGTGAATACAGCAGTCTTCGGGGCTGCGCTTGCATGCGTGATTGGAATAATTCTACCAATACTCAAACTACAAAGCATAAGCCTGTTTGATAACGTCATAGCGGGGTTTGGAGAAATTATAAGCCCACGCAATCATTGTACCCAAAAGTAAAAGCGGGAGCGGTTTTATCCGCTCCCGTGCGAACATTTCACCAAACAAGATTTTTAGCTCTCCTATTGCGCCGGTGCTGTCGGCAACGGTGGAGGTGTCTGCATCTCTTCCTCATCCTTGCTAAACGGCCAACCGCTCACATCCATCATCTTTTTCATATCTAAAGCACGGTCAATGATGATGGTTTGCCATGGTAGCCCTTGAATTCTCCTGATGCGAAGCAGGTCATCAACACTCTCCCCCGTCTCGGCAGCAATATTCGCCGCTATAGCCACACTTTGCCAATCATAGCCACGAACACGGAGTTCATTCCACTTCTGCTGAGTTATGAGCGGTGCGTTATTTGCCCCTCTCTTATAGTAAAGCAGGGGTGCAACCACACCAGAGGGCGCCGTAGCAGAAGGCAACTCCATCAGGGCCCCTGCAACCTCTACCCTTGGCACGGGAGTGAGAAGCTCAGCAACTGTCATATTGCATGACTGTGCAATGTCGCTCCAAGTCTTCCCGGATTCAAGCATTGAAGCCACCTCAGACACCTGTCTATTGCACCTATAAGCCGCATTTGCCATAACGGCTATATCCGAATAGCTCCAACCACGCATCCGTAAATCATTAGCCGTGTCACTGCTCAACCCAAATCTCTGAGTGATGATGTGGCTTAGGAACGCCTCATCCTCGGGAAGTACTGCAACCCGCGAGAAATCAGCCGCTGAAACACGACTGCCAGGAAGGTTGCCTTGAGCGACTATAGTGGTCGGCATTGGATTGGAATCATCCGCCGGTTCAAGAGAAACCGCCAGCATATCAAATGGCATGGCGTCTGAAAAACGGACTAGCCTCGTTCTTGCGCTGAACCTCATGCCCGTGAAAGCCCCGAGGCTAAGCTTGTAGTTGGCATCGTTATCAACAAACCATGCTTCATAGACCATGTTTGCCGGTGGGGCCTTATCCGCTCGGGCGTTTACCTCGACATTGTAATATGGGCTAGTTCCCGAAACCTTGGCCGAAATTATCGTGGCCAAACCAGACACTCCCTGATCCCCTACGGGTTTCAGGTCCACATTGTACACATCGGCCGCCTGGGCACGCAATCCCAGCACAAACATAGCGGCCAAGCTCAACATTAGTGCTAACCTTGCGCTTCTCATGCTTTTCTTTCCCCTTTCCTCATGCTTTTGGTTGTCTATTTACTGCTTCATAAAGCCCTGCGGCCGAGCCTAACCGGCTCGGCCGCCCGTAATTAGCACTTAGTTATTATCCCTCAACAGGGACTTTCTTCTCTTTCTCCTTCGCCTCCTCGGCCTTTGGAGCTACGACTTCTAGGACACCGTTCTTGAACATAGCCTTAACCTCTTCGGGCTTAATGGCTACTGGCATGGGAATGCTGCGATAGAACCTACCAGCTCGTCTCTCCCGGCGATAGTAGCCCTCTTCTTTAACCTCCTCCTCGCGCTTGAACTCGCCTTTCAGGCTGATGCTGTCTTCCGTAGCCGTTACTTCCACGTCCTCCCGCTTTAGGCCAGGAAGCTCAGCCTTGATGACTATGTTGTTATCTCTTTCAAACATGTCAATCGCCGGGGAGATTACCTCCTCTCGTGGCATCACAAGTAAAGGAGTTCTCCAGAATTCCTCGAACAGACGGTCCAT
This sequence is a window from Armatimonadota bacterium. Protein-coding genes within it:
- a CDS encoding anti-sigma factor, with the protein product MRSARLALMLSLAAMFVLGLRAQAADVYNVDLKPVGDQGVSGLATIISAKVSGTSPYYNVEVNARADKAPPANMVYEAWFVDNDANYKLSLGAFTGMRFSARTRLVRFSDAMPFDMLAVSLEPADDSNPMPTTIVAQGNLPGSRVSAADFSRVAVLPEDEAFLSHIITQRFGLSSDTANDLRMRGWSYSDIAVMANAAYRCNRQVSEVASMLESGKTWSDIAQSCNMTVAELLTPVPRVEVAGALMELPSATAPSGVVAPLLYYKRGANNAPLITQQKWNELRVRGYDWQSVAIAANIAAETGESVDDLLRIRRIQGLPWQTIIIDRALDMKKMMDVSGWPFSKDEEEMQTPPPLPTAPAQ
- a CDS encoding Hsp20/alpha crystallin family protein; translated protein: MSLMRWEPFSELRRMREEMDRLFEEFWRTPLLVMPREEVISPAIDMFERDNNIVIKAELPGLKREDVEVTATEDSISLKGEFKREEEVKEEGYYRRERRAGRFYRSIPMPVAIKPEEVKAMFKNGVLEVVAPKAEEAKEKEKKVPVEG